In a single window of the Prosthecobacter sp. SYSU 5D2 genome:
- a CDS encoding tyrosine-type recombinase/integrase encodes MITSSQANKGDAELSDTIGSDQKRSRVSKKSARKTHGGFAKGDVRYWQSRVRKEDSSDYSIQIAYHGQRSRFPLETPNKDAAAKKAVAIYQHLRASGWEATIAKYKPGTVKPVKGSTVGELLTAVAELANVRPVTLRSYQATFRRIVADVEGIEANAGRFARTGDGRASWLAAVDAVPLANLTPDKIEAWKLRYVRSRAKKDETQARASKNSANSLIRMGKGLFAKRLLRLVTNRVILPSPLPFDGVDLFPRQSMRYVSTMDVDKLLTSARDELAVNDPEAFKAFLLGMFGGLRRNEADKIRWTSVDFDTGVIRVESQSDFAPKAETSLDDVPLDAEVTAILRGLRAREPDAIYVLAADVPKRKFKTPPPLKKDSTDKLNWAKYRANATFTRLTTWLRANGVKARTPLHTLRKEAGSLIAEKEGIFAASRFLRHADVAITAQHYAAQKKRVTVGLGSMMLPAGKNILPFQNDSAQAEPARKRTQPARREVSAR; translated from the coding sequence GTGATCACTTCTAGCCAAGCAAACAAAGGGGACGCAGAGCTTTCTGACACTATCGGAAGTGATCAGAAAAGATCAAGAGTGAGCAAAAAAAGTGCACGGAAAACGCACGGTGGATTTGCCAAAGGTGATGTTCGCTATTGGCAGTCTCGCGTGCGCAAAGAGGATTCGTCTGATTATAGCATCCAGATTGCCTACCACGGGCAGCGCAGCCGGTTCCCTCTGGAAACGCCCAACAAAGACGCTGCCGCCAAGAAGGCCGTGGCGATCTACCAGCACCTTCGTGCAAGCGGCTGGGAAGCCACCATTGCCAAATACAAGCCAGGCACCGTCAAACCGGTCAAAGGCTCCACGGTTGGGGAACTGCTGACCGCTGTCGCTGAACTGGCGAATGTGCGTCCTGTCACCCTACGGAGCTATCAAGCGACCTTCAGGCGCATCGTAGCCGATGTCGAGGGCATTGAGGCCAATGCTGGGCGTTTCGCCCGCACTGGAGACGGGAGAGCCTCATGGCTGGCGGCTGTGGATGCGGTGCCTTTGGCCAACCTCACCCCTGACAAGATTGAGGCCTGGAAGCTGCGCTATGTGAGGAGCCGTGCAAAAAAGGATGAAACTCAAGCCCGTGCATCGAAAAACAGCGCCAACTCGCTGATCCGAATGGGCAAAGGCCTTTTCGCCAAACGCTTGCTGCGATTGGTGACAAACCGGGTGATTTTACCCTCCCCGCTTCCCTTTGACGGGGTTGATCTCTTCCCACGCCAGTCCATGCGCTATGTATCGACGATGGACGTGGATAAGCTGCTCACTTCCGCCCGTGACGAGTTGGCGGTAAACGACCCAGAAGCATTCAAAGCTTTCCTCCTGGGCATGTTCGGCGGCCTGAGGAGAAACGAAGCTGACAAGATACGCTGGACCTCCGTGGATTTTGACACTGGTGTCATTCGCGTTGAATCGCAGTCGGATTTCGCCCCAAAAGCAGAAACTAGCCTCGACGATGTGCCCCTGGATGCCGAAGTCACTGCCATCCTTCGAGGATTAAGAGCGAGGGAACCCGACGCCATCTATGTCCTGGCGGCAGATGTCCCCAAACGAAAGTTCAAAACTCCACCGCCCTTAAAAAAGGACTCAACGGACAAGCTCAATTGGGCCAAATATCGCGCCAACGCCACTTTTACGCGGCTGACCACTTGGCTACGCGCCAATGGTGTCAAAGCCCGGACACCGCTGCATACCCTCAGGAAAGAGGCAGGTTCCCTGATCGCCGAGAAAGAAGGCATCTTCGCCGCCTCTCGCTTCCTACGACATGCGGATGTGGCCATCACTGCACAGCACTACGCAGCGCAAAAGAAAAGGGTGACGGTGGGACTCGGATCAATGATGCTCCCCGCCGGCAAAAACATTCTGCCTTTCCAGAACGATTCCGCACAGGCCGAGCCTGCTCGCAAACGGACTCAGCCAGCAAGGCGCGAGGTGTCTGCGAGGTAA
- a CDS encoding PVC-type heme-binding CxxCH protein, translated as MKLLLLTLALFSSSVLGADWLHLPAKPGTANGKKIVLVAGDEEYRTEETCPMLAKILSQKHGFECTVLFSINPDGGYIDPNFQKNIPGTASLASADLLIIGSRFRQLPDDQLVHFANYLNSGKPVIGFRTATHAFTGAAATGDFKWAEFGLKILGEKWVNHHGKHKVEGTRSQVVEANKTHEVLNGVGEIFATTDVYGIANLDEKVAKVLLRGAVTESLDPASKAVTGVKNSPMMPLAWLYEYTAPDGKTKGKSFCTTLGASVDFADEDLRRLVVNAAYHLVGSKVPEKADAGYVDPFQPTFYGNNGGEHYKKLNRKPSDYGLGKSPSTGLAPALKKPGNAKKDRPKNNAAKKAEAKKTAAKTPPVDAQGERIRPDNSGDGGPHQPKIEPPTATAKRAQNVTPPVDGERIVLIGNGLAERDVYYSRIETELHLRYPDQNLFFRNMGHVGDTPGFRPHPSRVSQWAFPGAEKFHPDKQIHRGKGFYATPDQWLTHLQADTIVAFFGYNESFDGPSKVGNFEAELDAWVQHTLSKAYNGKAAPRVVLVSPIAYEDLSASRDLPNGQKENANLILYSAAVETVAKKHGLTFIDLFSPTKALYAKTEQPLTTGGFIPNDEGYTQIADLLATGLYGHQSRVSKADPALVHQAVKDKDWFWNNDYNIVNGVHAHGQRYNPFGPQNYPDEIKKTREMAALRDNLIHEVAAAKKTDLAVDDSKTHKLPDVPTNYQPSVKNGSTEYLYGDDAVKSLTVPEGYKVELFASEKEFPNLANPMQLSFDDKGRLWVATMPTYPHYKPGDALPDDKLLIYEDTDGDGKADKETVFADKLHLPIGFEFAPEGVYVSQEPNLVLLRDTNGDDKADSMEIILGGFDTHDTHHAISAYTADPSGAFIMCEGVFLHSNIETPHGPVRCVDGGFFRYSPQRGLLERTAQLAIPNPWGAVFDQWGQDFFLHTSGTSMNWMLPVSVKPAFGSKTPSTPDLIPTEHKVRPTSGLEIVSSRHFPDEVQGDIILANAIGYLGIKQHQIVDDGTGWKTTYRQDLLKSSDGNFRPVDLEFAPDGSLYVIDWHNVLVGHMQHNARDPLRDHVHGRVYRITYPGRPLVKPAQIEGAPLATLLDNLKEPELRTRYRSRREIRSHPVSEVLPAVKAWVAALDKNDARYEHHVLEALWTTWGMNETDEALLRQMLEAKDFHARAAAVRVLRYNHHRIADHAALLEKAAADEHGRVRLEAIVAASWIPDVAAAKKIVAIAAAKPLDVWSENAAKTAADRLAGVVEVEKPEFAAAPVPAHLKGAARKQFVAGEKIYHREGHCVTCHQANGKGLDPAFPSVENSPWVQGDPDRLIKLAMYGLMGPLEVNGKKYDGQVPMTPFAGMLKDDEMAAVLTFVRNSFGNKGDAIQPAQVKAIRDANAGRLQFYTTEELLKEHPMKN; from the coding sequence ATGAAGCTTCTCTTACTCACCCTTGCCCTTTTTAGCTCTTCCGTGCTCGGTGCGGACTGGCTGCATCTGCCGGCCAAACCTGGAACTGCCAATGGCAAAAAGATCGTCCTGGTGGCCGGGGATGAGGAATACCGCACGGAGGAGACCTGCCCGATGCTGGCCAAGATCCTCAGCCAGAAGCACGGCTTCGAGTGCACCGTCCTGTTTTCCATCAATCCGGACGGCGGCTACATTGATCCCAATTTTCAGAAGAACATTCCTGGCACGGCTTCCCTGGCCTCGGCGGACCTGCTCATCATTGGCTCGCGCTTCCGCCAGCTTCCGGATGACCAGCTTGTTCATTTCGCGAATTACCTGAATTCGGGCAAGCCGGTCATCGGCTTCCGCACGGCCACCCATGCCTTCACGGGTGCGGCGGCGACGGGGGATTTTAAATGGGCCGAGTTCGGCCTGAAGATCCTGGGTGAAAAATGGGTGAACCATCATGGCAAGCACAAGGTGGAAGGCACTCGCAGCCAGGTTGTCGAGGCAAACAAAACCCATGAGGTGCTCAATGGCGTGGGCGAAATCTTTGCCACCACGGATGTCTATGGCATCGCCAATCTGGATGAAAAGGTCGCCAAGGTGCTGCTGCGTGGCGCGGTCACCGAATCGCTGGACCCGGCTTCCAAGGCCGTCACCGGAGTGAAAAACAGCCCCATGATGCCGCTGGCCTGGCTGTATGAATACACCGCGCCGGATGGCAAGACGAAGGGCAAATCCTTCTGCACCACCCTGGGTGCCTCCGTGGACTTTGCCGATGAAGACCTGCGCCGTCTGGTGGTGAATGCGGCTTACCATCTGGTGGGCAGCAAGGTGCCGGAGAAGGCGGATGCGGGTTATGTGGATCCTTTTCAGCCGACTTTTTATGGCAACAACGGTGGCGAACATTATAAAAAACTGAACCGTAAACCAAGCGACTACGGTCTGGGCAAAAGCCCGTCCACCGGCCTGGCACCGGCCCTGAAAAAGCCAGGCAACGCCAAAAAAGACCGGCCCAAAAACAATGCCGCCAAAAAGGCCGAGGCGAAGAAAACTGCCGCCAAGACCCCGCCGGTGGATGCCCAGGGCGAGCGCATCCGCCCGGACAACAGCGGCGACGGCGGGCCCCACCAGCCGAAGATTGAGCCGCCTACGGCCACTGCCAAGCGCGCCCAGAATGTGACCCCGCCTGTGGATGGCGAGCGCATCGTGCTCATTGGCAACGGCCTCGCCGAGCGGGATGTGTATTACAGCCGCATCGAGACGGAACTGCACCTGCGCTATCCCGACCAGAACCTGTTCTTCCGCAACATGGGCCATGTGGGTGATACACCCGGCTTCCGCCCGCATCCGTCACGTGTCTCCCAGTGGGCCTTCCCAGGCGCGGAGAAGTTTCATCCCGACAAGCAGATCCATCGTGGCAAGGGCTTCTACGCCACACCGGACCAGTGGCTCACGCACTTGCAGGCGGATACCATCGTGGCCTTTTTTGGGTATAACGAATCCTTTGATGGCCCCAGCAAAGTCGGCAACTTCGAAGCGGAACTGGATGCCTGGGTGCAGCACACGCTGAGCAAGGCGTACAACGGCAAGGCCGCTCCACGGGTGGTGCTCGTCTCCCCCATCGCCTATGAGGACCTGTCCGCCAGCCGCGACCTGCCCAATGGCCAAAAGGAGAATGCCAATCTGATCCTGTATTCGGCAGCGGTGGAAACGGTGGCCAAAAAACACGGTCTGACTTTCATTGACCTGTTCTCCCCGACCAAGGCGCTCTATGCCAAGACGGAGCAGCCGCTGACCACCGGCGGCTTTATCCCCAATGACGAAGGTTATACCCAGATCGCCGACCTCCTGGCGACGGGCCTATACGGCCATCAATCCCGCGTTTCCAAGGCGGATCCCGCGCTGGTGCATCAGGCAGTGAAGGACAAGGACTGGTTCTGGAACAACGATTACAACATCGTCAACGGCGTGCATGCCCACGGCCAGCGGTATAACCCCTTCGGCCCGCAGAACTACCCGGACGAAATCAAGAAAACGCGCGAAATGGCCGCGCTGCGCGACAACCTCATCCATGAGGTGGCCGCCGCCAAAAAGACCGATCTGGCCGTGGACGACAGCAAGACCCACAAGCTGCCGGACGTGCCCACCAACTACCAGCCGAGCGTGAAGAACGGCAGTACCGAATACCTTTATGGTGACGATGCGGTGAAATCCCTGACGGTGCCGGAAGGGTATAAAGTGGAGCTGTTTGCCAGTGAGAAGGAGTTCCCGAATCTGGCCAACCCGATGCAGCTTTCTTTTGATGACAAAGGCCGTCTTTGGGTGGCCACGATGCCCACTTATCCCCATTACAAACCGGGCGATGCGCTGCCGGATGACAAGCTGCTCATTTATGAGGACACCGATGGCGATGGCAAGGCGGATAAGGAAACCGTCTTCGCCGACAAGCTGCATCTGCCCATCGGCTTCGAGTTCGCCCCGGAAGGCGTGTATGTTTCCCAGGAACCGAATCTGGTCTTGCTTCGCGACACCAATGGCGATGACAAGGCCGACAGCATGGAGATCATCCTTGGCGGATTCGATACCCACGATACGCACCACGCCATCAGCGCCTACACGGCGGATCCCAGTGGTGCCTTCATCATGTGCGAGGGTGTCTTCCTGCATTCCAACATCGAGACACCTCATGGCCCAGTGCGCTGTGTGGACGGTGGTTTCTTCCGCTACAGCCCGCAGCGCGGTCTGCTGGAGCGCACCGCCCAGCTCGCCATCCCGAATCCCTGGGGCGCGGTCTTTGACCAGTGGGGCCAGGATTTCTTCCTGCACACCTCCGGCACCAGCATGAACTGGATGCTGCCCGTCTCGGTCAAGCCCGCCTTTGGCAGCAAAACACCCTCCACGCCGGATCTCATTCCGACGGAGCACAAAGTGCGCCCCACCTCTGGTCTGGAGATCGTTTCCTCCCGCCACTTCCCGGATGAAGTCCAGGGCGATATCATCCTCGCCAATGCCATTGGTTACCTCGGCATCAAGCAGCACCAGATTGTGGATGACGGCACCGGCTGGAAGACCACCTACCGCCAGGACCTGCTGAAGAGCAGCGACGGTAACTTCCGCCCGGTGGACCTGGAGTTTGCCCCGGACGGCTCCCTCTACGTCATTGACTGGCATAACGTACTGGTCGGCCACATGCAGCACAATGCGCGAGATCCCCTGCGCGACCACGTGCATGGCCGCGTCTATCGCATCACCTACCCAGGCCGCCCGCTCGTCAAACCCGCTCAGATCGAAGGCGCACCGCTCGCCACGCTGCTGGACAATTTAAAGGAACCAGAACTGCGCACCCGCTACCGCAGCCGCCGCGAGATCCGCAGCCATCCGGTCAGCGAGGTGCTGCCCGCCGTGAAGGCCTGGGTGGCAGCGCTGGACAAGAATGACGCCCGTTATGAGCACCACGTCCTGGAAGCCCTCTGGACCACCTGGGGCATGAATGAAACGGATGAAGCGCTGCTGCGCCAGATGCTGGAGGCCAAGGATTTCCACGCCCGCGCAGCCGCCGTCCGCGTGCTGCGTTATAACCACCACCGCATCGCCGATCACGCCGCTTTGCTGGAAAAAGCCGCCGCGGATGAGCATGGCCGCGTGCGCCTGGAGGCCATCGTTGCCGCCTCCTGGATCCCGGATGTGGCCGCCGCCAAAAAGATCGTCGCCATTGCCGCCGCCAAACCTCTGGATGTGTGGAGCGAAAACGCCGCCAAAACCGCCGCCGACCGCCTGGCCGGCGTGGTGGAAGTGGAGAAGCCCGAGTTTGCTGCCGCGCCGGTCCCCGCTCATTTGAAAGGTGCCGCCAGGAAGCAGTTCGTCGCAGGGGAGAAGATCTACCACCGCGAAGGCCACTGCGTGACCTGCCATCAGGCCAACGGCAAAGGCCTGGACCCCGCCTTCCCTTCCGTGGAAAACAGCCCGTGGGTGCAGGGCGATCCCGACCGCCTCATCAAGCTGGCCATGTATGGCCTCATGGGCCCACTGGAGGTCAACGGCAAGAAGTATGACGGCCAGGTCCCCATGACTCCCTTCGCCGGCATGCTGAAGGACGATGAAATGGCCGCCGTGCTCACCTTCGTCCGCAACAGCTTTGGTAACAAAGGCGATGCCATCCAGCCCGCCCAGGTCAAAGCCATCCGCGATGCCAACGCCGGCCGCCTGCAGTTTTACACCACCGAGGAACTGCTGAAAGAGCACCCGATGAAGAACTGA
- a CDS encoding BrxE family protein, which yields MTHQAIHHLVFLRFAVGFLGQKGHGTWWDCSFLSEAGLDSLAYNFSRAPLAAAYSATCMAAKRFHDERIGRTGVTHLFRFDPDLEILVQRAANHEGAQVLKPFLFNAGALMSELARIAKTEIDSPEGPVQVGTLAQAGTERGIIELARHYHAAFKFGHRIFPYFAAQRT from the coding sequence ATGACACACCAAGCCATTCACCACCTCGTCTTCCTCCGATTTGCGGTTGGGTTTCTTGGCCAAAAAGGCCATGGAACCTGGTGGGACTGCAGTTTCCTCTCCGAAGCGGGACTGGATTCACTCGCTTACAATTTCTCAAGAGCACCCCTCGCGGCTGCCTATTCAGCTACTTGCATGGCAGCCAAGCGATTCCATGACGAGCGCATTGGACGCACCGGCGTCACCCATCTCTTCCGTTTTGATCCAGACCTGGAAATATTGGTTCAGCGTGCTGCAAACCACGAAGGCGCGCAGGTCCTGAAGCCTTTTTTGTTCAATGCTGGCGCATTGATGTCCGAATTGGCCAGAATAGCTAAAACTGAGATCGACAGCCCAGAGGGCCCGGTTCAGGTGGGAACGCTTGCACAGGCCGGCACGGAGCGTGGCATTATCGAGCTTGCCCGTCACTACCACGCAGCGTTTAAATTCGGTCACCGAATTTTCCCGTATTTTGCAGCCCAGCGCACATGA